A window of Conger conger chromosome 13, fConCon1.1, whole genome shotgun sequence contains these coding sequences:
- the LOC133107605 gene encoding uncharacterized protein LOC133107605, with amino-acid sequence MNVNQCIVLNSKDENTIFSEPAQDPVPQSQPAQGPVPQSQPAQDPVPQSQIAQGPVPQSQPAQDPVPQSQIAQGPVPQSQIAQGPVPQSQIAQGPVSQSQPALYPVPQSQPALPPRTLSPNHSPPRTLSPNHSPPRALSPNHRSPRALSPNHRSPRPTQDPVPQSQIAQGPVSQSQPALYPVPQSQPAQDPVPQSQPAQDPVPQSQPAQDPVPQSQIAQGPVPQSQIAQGPVSQSQPALYPVPQSQIAQGPVPQSQPAQGPVSQSQPALYPVPQSQIAQGPVPQSQPAQGPVSQSQPALYPVPQSQIAQGPVPQSQPAQGPVSQSQPAQGPVSQSQPALYPVPQSQPDQDPVPQSQPAQGPVPQSQPALPPRTLSPNHSPPRTLSPNHSPPRTLSPNHSPPRTLSPNHSPPRTLSPNHSPPRTLSPNHRSPRALSPNHRSPRALSLNHSPPCTLSPNHRSPRALSPNHSPPRALSLNHSPPCTLSPNHRSPRALSPNHSPPRALSPNHSPPRALSPNHSPPCTLSPNHSPTRTLSPNHSPPRALPPRTLSPNHSPPRTLSPNHRSPRALSPNHSPPRTLSPNHSPPCTLSPNHSPPRTLSPNHSPAGPTPSQSPANTHLTRTHLLAGHKYC; translated from the exons ATGAATGTCAATCAGTGCATTGTACTCAACAGCAAAGatgaaaacacaattttttCCGAG cccgcCCAGGACCCtgtcccccaatcacagcccgcCCAGGGCCCtgtcccccaatcacagcccgcCCAGGACCCTGTCCCCCAATCACAGATCGCCCAGGGCCCtgtcccccaatcacagcccgcCCAGGACCCTGTCCCCCAATCACAGATCGCCCAGGGCCCTGTCCCCCAATCACAGATCGCCCAGGGCCCTGTCCCCCAATCACAGATCGCCCAGGGCCCTGTCTCTCAATCACAGCCCGCCCTGTACCCtgtcccccaatcacagcccgccct cccgcCCAGGACCCtgtcccccaatcacagcccgcCCAGGACCCtgtcccccaatcacagcccgcCCAGGGCCCTGTCCCCCAATCACAGATCGCCCAGGGCCCTGTCCCCCAATCACAGATCGCCCAGG cccaccCAGGACCCTGTCCCCCAATCACAGATCGCCCAGGGCCCTGTCTCCCAATCACAGCCCGCCCTGTACCCtgtcccccaatcacagcccgcCCAGGACCCtgtcccccaatcacagcccgcCCAGGACCCtgtcccccaatcacagcccgcCCAGGACCCTGTCCCCCAATCACAGATCGCCCAGGGCCCTGTCCCCCAATCACAGATCGCCCAGGGCCCTGTCTCTCAATCACAGCCCGCCCTGTACCCTGTCCCCCAATCACAGATCGCCCAGGGCCCtgtcccccaatcacagcccgcCCAGGGCCCTGTCTCTCAATCACAGCCCGCCCTGTACCCTGTCCCCCAATCACAGATCGCCCAGGGCCCtgtcccccaatcacagcccgcCCAGGGCCCTGTCTCTCAATCACAGCCCGCCCTGTACCCTGTCCCCCAATCACAGATCGCCCAGGGCCCtgtcccccaatcacagcccgcCCAGGGCCCTGTCTCCCAATCACAGCCCGCCCAGGGCCCTGTCTCCCAATCACAGCCCGCCCTGTACCCtgtcccccaatcacagcccgACCAGGACCCtgtcccccaatcacagcccgcCCAGGGCCCtgtcccccaatcacagcccgccct cccgcCCAGGACCCtgtcccccaatcacagcccgcCCAGGACCCtgtcccccaatcacagcccgcCCAGGACCCtgtcccccaatcacagcccgcCCAGGACCCtgtcccccaatcacagcccgcCCAGGACCCtgtcccccaatcacagcccgcCCAGGACCCTGTCCCCCAATCACAGATCGCCCAGGGCCCTGTCCCCCAATCACAGATCGCCCAGGGCCCTGTCTCTCAATCACAGCCCGCCCTGTACCCTGTCCCCCAATCACAGATCGCCCAGGGCCCtgtcccccaatcacagcccgcCCAGGGCCCTGTCTCTCAATCACAGCCCGCCCTGTACCCTGTCCCCCAATCACAGATCGCCCAGGGCCCtgtcccccaatcacagcccgcCCAGGGCCCTGTCTCCCAATCACAGCCCGCCCAGGGCCCTGTCTCCCAATCACAGCCCGCCCTGTACCCtgtcccccaatcacagcccgACCAGGACCCtgtcccccaatcacagcccgcCCAGGGCCCt cccgcCCAGGACCCtgtcccccaatcacagcccgcCCAGGACCCTGTCCCCCAATCACAGATCGCCCAGGGCCCtgtcccccaatcacagcccgcCCAGGACCCTGTCTCCCAATCACAGCCCGCCCTGTACCCtgtcccccaatcacagcccaccCAGGACCCtgtcccccaatcacagcccagcAGGTCCCACACCCAGCCAATCCCCAGCCAACACCCACCTAACCCGCACCCACCTCCTAGCTGGACATAAATATTGCTGA